A stretch of the Vicia villosa cultivar HV-30 ecotype Madison, WI unplaced genomic scaffold, Vvil1.0 ctg.001700F_1_1, whole genome shotgun sequence genome encodes the following:
- the LOC131636350 gene encoding isoleucine N-monooxygenase 2-like: MIYTPSFLVLLPQSLWSLFLVIFVGYMVIKTIRYHNPNKPKLPPGPKPLPIVGNLFEMLANRPTHAWIYRMLKEMNTEIICFRLMNIHLVVVNCPTIALEFFKKHDSNFASRPKTMATGIISNGYITTMLGPYGEQWKKMKKIIVKDLLNPSKHEWLRGKRNEEADNLIFYVYNKCNNGSPMNVRIAILHYCSNVFRKLFLSTRYIGKGMKDGGPGSEEVEQVNAALDLLNYIFSFSLSDFIPGMSLLDLDGHKSKINNAVRIMNKCHDPIVEERIKHWSDGSKKVEEDLLDVLINLKDENNNPFLTVKEIKAQLVELMMATLDNPSNAVEWILAELLNQPELLQKATAELDTVVGKNRLVQESDIPKLNFLKACARESFRLHPITDLSPPHFAINDTIVGNLLIPKGSYVLLGRTGLGRNPKVWTEPNKFKPERHLKNDGPDITLIEPDLRFMSFSTGRRGCPGSILGTTMAIMLLARLLQGFTWSIPPNIPRINLAEAEGLLYPADPLTVIAKPRLPAELYNFGSRSK, translated from the exons ATGATTTACACCCCTAGCTTCCTCGTGTTACTTCCTCAGTCCTTATGGTCTCTTTTCCTTGTTATATTTGTTGGGTATATGGTAATCAAAACCATTAGATACCATAACCCTAACAAACCTAAACTTCCTCCAGGTCCAAAACCCTTGCCTATTGTTGGTAATCTTTTTGAAATGCTTGCAAACAGACCTACTCATGCATGGATATATAGAATGTTGAAGGAAATGAATACCGAAATAATATGTTTTCGGCTCATGAATATTCATCTCGTCGTCGTTAATTGTCCTACCATTGCACTTGAATTCTTCAAAAAACATGATTCTAATTTTGCATCAAGACCAAAAACCATGGCGACTGGTATCATCTCCAACGGATACATAACTACAATGTTAGGACCGTATGGAGAACAAtggaaaaagatgaagaaaattattgTCAAAGATTTGCTTAATCCGTCCAAACATGAATGGCTTCGAGGAAAAAGAAATGAAGAAGCTGATAATCTAATATTTTATGTGTACAACAAATGCAACAATGGTAGCCCTATGAATGTTAGAATCGCAATACTACATTATTGTAGTAATGTGTTTAGGAAACTCTTTTTGAGTACCAGATACATTGGAAAGGGTATGAAGGATGGAGGGCCTGGTTCTGAGGAGGTTGAACAAGTTAATGCTGCTTTAGATttgcttaattatattttttctttttctctatcAGATTTTATCCCAGGAATGAGTCTACTAGACCTAGATGGTCATAAAAGCAAGATCAATAATGCAGTGAGGATAATGAACAAGTGTCATGATCCCATTGTTGAAGAAAGAATCAAACATTGGAGTGATGGATCAAAGAAAGTTGAAGAGGATTTGCTAGATGTTTTGATTAacctaaaagatgaaaataatAATCCGTTCTTGACGGTGAAGGAAATCAAGGCTCAACTTGTT GAATTGATGATGGCAACTTTAGACAATCCATCAAATGCAGTAGAATGGATATTGGCCGAACTGTTAAATCAGCCGGAACTACTGCAAAAAGCTACTGCCGAGTTGGACACTGTAGTCGGAAAAAATAGGTTAGTTCAAGAATCAGACATTCCTAAACTCAACTTCTTGAAGGCTTGTGCAAGAGAATCTTTTCGTCTCCATCCCATAACAGATTTAAGTCCTCCCCATTTTGCCATAAATGATACAATTGTTGGAAATTTATTGATACCAAAGGGTAGTTATGTGTTACTCGGAAGAACCGGACTTGGCAGAAACCCAAAAGTATGGACTGAACCAAACAAATTTAAACCAGAACGCCATCTCAAGAATGACGGGCCGGATATAACTTTGATAGAACCGGATTTAAGGTTCATGTCCTTTAGTACAGGAAGACGTGGTTGTCCTGGTTCCATACTTGGAACCACGATGGCTATTATGTTATTGGCAAGGTTGCTCCAAGGATTCACTTGGAGTATACCTCCCAATATACCAAGAATCAATCTCGCGGAGGCTGAAGGTTTATTGTACCCTGCTGATCCACTGACGGTTATAGCAAAGCCAAGATTGCCCGCCGAATTGTACAACTTTGGAAGCAGGTCGAAATAA
- the LOC131636347 gene encoding isoleucine N-monooxygenase 1-like produces MSYICSFLLLLPQSFCPLFLVMFLCFMSIKTLRYHLMCMKPKIPKLPPGPKPWPIVGNLPEMLASKSPTRWIHKIMEEMNTEIACIRLGNVHVIPITCPTIALEFLRKHDAEFASRPISMSTDIISNGFLTTAVTPFGEQWKKMKKIFVNELFSPHKHQWLTNKRNEEADNLMFYVYNQCKNVNDNDLVNVRNIARHYCCNLMRKLVFNTRYFGEGRNDGGPGFEEVEHVDAIFTLLRYVFAFCVSDYMPSLRGLDIDGHERKVKDAMSIVNKYNDPIIEKRIEKWRKDGSKTSADVEDILDILITLKDVNNEPLLTTEEIKAQALELVLGGVDNPSHAAEFAISEMINQPELLQRATQELDNIVGKQRLVQESDIPNLNYVKACAKEAFRLHPITIFNPPHVSVENIMVGDYMIPKGSHVILSKQGLGRNPKVWNEPRKFKPERHLKSGGSMVVLGEPDLKLISFSTGRRACPGIVIGTTMTVMLLGRLLHGFNWSGPPNVSTVDLLKYSNGDRYTGGPLVAIAEPRLAAELYQS; encoded by the exons ATGAGTTACATTTGTAGCTTCCTTTTGTTACTCCCTCAATCCTTTTGTCCTCTTTTCCTTGTTATGTTTTTATGCTTTATGTCTATCAAAACCCTAAGATATCATTTGATGTGTATGAAGCCAAAAATACCAAAATTGCCCCCAGGTCCCAAACCATGGCCTATAGTTGGTAATCTTCCTGAAATGCTTGCAAGCAAATCTCCAACTAGGTGGATACACAAAATAATGGAAGAAATGAACACTGAAATAGCATGTATCCGCCTAGGAAATGTCCATGTTATCCCTATTACATGTCCCACCATTGCTCTTGAATTCTTAAGAAAACATGATGCTGAGTTTGCATCAAGACCAATATCCATGTCCACTGACATCATCAGCAATGGTTTCTTGACCACAGCAGTTACACCCTTTGGAGAACAatggaagaaaatgaagaaaatattcGTCAACGAATTATTCTCCCCCCACAAACATCAATGGCTCACTAACAAAAGAAATGAAGAAGCTGATAACCTTATGTTTTATGTCTacaaccaatgcaaaaatgtgaatGATAATGATCTTGTGAATGTTAGGAACATCGCGCGCCATTATTGTTGTAATTTGATGAGGAAATTGGTTTTTAACACAAGGTATTTCGGAGAAGGTAGGAATGATGGAGGTCCCGGTTTCGAGGAAGTTGAACATGTAGATGCTATTTTCACATTGCTTAGGTATGTTTTTGCTTTTTGTGTTTCGGATTATATGCCATCGTTGAGAGGACTTGACATCGATGGACACGAGAGAAAGGTGAAGGATGCTATGAGTATTGTGAATAAGTATAATGATCCAATCATTGAAAAGAGAATTGAAAAATGGAGAAAAGATGGATCAAAGACTAGTGCTGATGTAGAGGACATACTCGATATTCTAATCACTCTCAAAGACGTGAACAATGAACCATTATTGACAACCGAGGAAATCAAGGCTCAAGCTCTA GAACTCGTGCTGGGAGGAGTGGACAATCCATCGCATGCAGCTGAATTCGCAATATCAGAAATGATAAATCAGCCCGAGTTACTTCAACGAGCAACCCAAGAATTGGACAATATCGTAGGCAAACAAAGACTAGTCCAAGAATCGGACATTCCAAATCTCAACTACGTTAAAGCTTGTGCGAAGGAAGCTTTTCGTCTTCATCCCATTACAATTTTCAATCCTCCCCATGTCTCAGTGGAGAACATAATGGTTGGTGATTACATGATCCCGAAAGGTAGCCATGTGATTCTAAGCAAACAAGGACTCGGACGAAATCCAAAAGTTTGGAATGAACCTCGCAAATTTAAACCAGAACGCCATCTGAAAAGCGGTGGATCTATGGTAGTTTTGGGGGAACCGGATTTGAAATTGATATCGTTTAGTACCGGAAGACGTGCTTGTCCTGGAATTGTAATTGGGACTACAATGACTGTGATGTTGTTGGGTAGGTTGCTCCATGGCTTCAACTGGAGTGGACCTCCTAATGTATCAACTGTAGATCTTCTCAAGTATTCTAATGGTGATAGGTACACTGGAGGGCCACTTGTTGCAATAGCAGAGCCAAGATTGGCAGCAGAATTGTATCAAtcataa